In one Sphingomonas sanguinis genomic region, the following are encoded:
- a CDS encoding sensor histidine kinase produces MPIKPPRGRAVALRTRLLAAMLAPMLAIAVLLGLAGATLIADVVRRTNDRVLGGALGAVAETVQVERGEVTLDLPAAAFGMLENSERDNVYYRIAVGGRLLTGYADLSAPNIAELALDTPRFRFARYRDQDIRIAEVRRALPRIDAPVIVQVAETLDGRRALQRRLVIALLLGELLLVGVAMLLIRPALAWSLRPLAGLRGAVAARDTRATPDLSPLDTGPLPVELRPLADAFNHLLARLDSATAGMRRFTADASHQMRTPLAVLKVQVALARRGSPTALGEITAAADRLEHLVTQLLALARAEEAGIAPPRERVDLREVAVAVINRRIAQAIDAGVEIHLDAPADIAIASHRTLVFEILSNLIDNAIRYNRRGGQVMLTISCEEGEAVRIVVADDGPGLPDAELVRLGERFTRLSSARDSEGSGLGLAIVRSAASRLNASLDIVSTRPGLRITLRFEPAAAIARVGFAELNGPAGPRPVRSEPAVR; encoded by the coding sequence ATGCCCATTAAGCCGCCGCGCGGGCGTGCCGTAGCGCTGCGCACCCGGCTGCTTGCCGCGATGCTGGCGCCGATGCTGGCGATCGCGGTGCTGCTGGGGCTGGCGGGGGCGACGCTGATCGCCGATGTCGTCCGCCGGACCAACGACCGCGTGCTCGGCGGTGCGCTGGGCGCGGTGGCCGAGACGGTGCAGGTAGAGCGCGGCGAAGTGACGCTGGATCTGCCCGCCGCCGCCTTCGGGATGCTGGAGAATAGCGAGCGCGACAATGTCTATTACCGGATCGCGGTGGGCGGGCGTCTGCTGACCGGCTATGCCGATCTGTCCGCGCCGAACATCGCCGAACTGGCGCTCGACACGCCGCGCTTCCGCTTCGCGCGCTACCGCGACCAGGATATCCGTATCGCCGAGGTGCGCCGCGCGCTGCCGCGGATCGACGCGCCGGTGATCGTGCAGGTCGCCGAGACGCTGGACGGCCGCCGTGCGCTGCAACGGCGGCTGGTGATCGCGCTGCTGTTGGGCGAGTTGCTGCTGGTGGGCGTGGCCATGCTGCTGATCCGCCCGGCGCTCGCCTGGAGCCTGCGGCCGCTGGCGGGGCTGCGCGGGGCGGTGGCGGCGCGGGACACGCGCGCGACGCCGGATTTGTCGCCGCTCGACACCGGGCCGCTGCCGGTCGAACTTCGCCCGCTCGCCGATGCGTTCAACCATCTGCTCGCCCGGCTGGACAGTGCGACGGCAGGCATGCGGCGCTTTACTGCCGATGCCTCGCACCAGATGCGCACGCCACTGGCGGTCCTGAAGGTGCAGGTGGCGCTGGCCCGGCGTGGCAGCCCGACCGCGCTGGGCGAGATCACCGCCGCCGCCGACCGGCTGGAGCATCTGGTGACGCAGTTGCTGGCGCTGGCTCGGGCGGAAGAGGCGGGCATCGCGCCACCGCGCGAGCGGGTCGACCTGCGCGAAGTGGCGGTCGCCGTCATCAATCGCCGGATCGCGCAGGCGATCGACGCGGGGGTGGAAATCCATCTCGATGCGCCCGCTGACATCGCGATTGCCAGCCACCGCACGCTGGTATTCGAAATCCTCTCCAACCTGATCGACAATGCGATCCGTTATAATCGTCGCGGCGGCCAGGTGATGCTGACCATTTCATGTGAAGAAGGGGAGGCCGTTAGGATCGTGGTGGCTGATGACGGGCCTGGTTTGCCCGATGCCGAACTAGTCCGTTTGGGCGAGCGCTTCACCCGTCTTTCAAGCGCACGCGATAGCGAGGGAAGTGGCCTCGGCCTCGCTATCGTCCGTTCTGCGGCGTCGCGGCTTAATGCGTCGCTGGATATCGTCAGTACCCGACCCGGACTGCGCATCACGCTACGCTTTGAACCTGCAGCTGCAATAGCAAGAGTTGGCTTCGCGGAATTAAATGGACCCGCAGGGCCCCGCCCAGTTCGGAGCGAACCTGCAGTTCGATGA
- a CDS encoding DUF6508 domain-containing protein → MATLRNIAAFAPILASPDFVTGAWTEPRRSAEGVITMPWFHLSEPASTFVTAIAGEDVAAHYLRPLDDEARTTLMHMIEHPSAVADASVEQLGWILTYLLRADRFVEGSLAQAFDTGLMRAITERAAVLVVGA, encoded by the coding sequence ATGGCCACGCTTCGCAACATCGCCGCTTTCGCCCCTATCCTGGCCAGCCCGGATTTCGTGACGGGCGCATGGACCGAACCCCGGCGATCCGCCGAGGGGGTCATCACCATGCCCTGGTTCCACCTCTCCGAACCCGCCTCCACCTTCGTCACCGCGATCGCCGGGGAGGATGTCGCCGCCCATTACCTCAGGCCCCTGGATGACGAAGCACGCACCACGCTGATGCACATGATCGAGCATCCCTCCGCCGTCGCCGATGCCAGCGTCGAACAACTCGGCTGGATTCTGACATATCTGCTGCGGGCCGATCGGTTCGTGGAAGGATCGCTGGCCCAGGCGTTTGACACCGGCCTGATGCGCGCCATCACCGAACGCGCGGCCGTTCTTGTCGTCGGAGCCTGA
- a CDS encoding periplasmic heavy metal sensor yields MSRSVRRNLLTLAIAFVAALAGVAIGCRLLMPAEPQASDIHMLIHRDIALDPGQRIALDRLEARFAVQRAALEARLRGDNARLAAAIEAEHRDGPQVAQAIDAVHHSMGDLQKATLAHVFAMRAVLRPDQAATFDRLVAAKLTDTAR; encoded by the coding sequence ATGAGCCGATCAGTGCGTCGGAATCTGCTGACGCTGGCGATTGCGTTCGTCGCGGCGCTGGCGGGGGTGGCGATCGGATGCCGCTTGCTGATGCCTGCCGAGCCACAGGCCAGCGACATCCATATGCTGATCCACCGCGACATCGCGCTCGACCCGGGGCAACGGATCGCGCTCGACCGGCTGGAGGCGCGGTTCGCGGTGCAGCGGGCGGCGCTGGAGGCCCGGCTTCGTGGCGACAATGCCAGGCTGGCCGCCGCGATCGAGGCGGAGCATCGTGATGGGCCGCAGGTCGCCCAGGCGATCGACGCGGTGCACCACAGCATGGGCGACCTGCAAAAGGCGACGCTGGCGCATGTCTTTGCGATGCGGGCCGTGCTTCGCCCCGATCAGGCGGCGACCTTCGACCGGCTGGTGGCGGCCAAGCTGACCGATACGGCGCGGTAG
- a CDS encoding RNA polymerase sigma factor, with protein sequence MGDRDLAGLADGDLVALAIGGRPGAYAAIVTRHKAALYRLILAQVRDADEALDLVQESFVAAHGALGRFDQTRSLRAWLSRIALNKCRDWARRRRVRAMLARVLPVEAAAEVADDRIGGEAAAIERDSLARTLAALDVLPAALREPLILCAVEGLSQAEAAEALGLSAKAVELRIRRARAALREQTE encoded by the coding sequence GTGGGCGACCGCGATCTGGCGGGGCTGGCGGACGGCGATCTGGTCGCGCTGGCGATCGGCGGGCGGCCGGGCGCCTATGCCGCGATCGTCACGCGGCACAAGGCGGCGCTGTATCGCCTGATCCTGGCGCAGGTCCGCGACGCCGACGAGGCGCTGGATCTGGTGCAGGAGAGTTTCGTCGCGGCGCATGGCGCGCTGGGTCGGTTTGATCAGACGCGGAGCTTGCGCGCCTGGCTCAGTCGGATCGCGCTCAACAAATGCCGGGACTGGGCGCGGCGGCGGCGGGTGCGCGCGATGCTGGCGCGGGTGCTGCCGGTCGAGGCGGCGGCAGAGGTCGCCGACGACCGGATCGGGGGTGAGGCGGCGGCGATCGAGCGGGATTCTCTGGCGCGCACGCTGGCGGCGCTCGATGTCCTGCCCGCCGCGTTGCGCGAACCGCTGATCCTATGCGCGGTCGAGGGGCTGAGCCAAGCCGAGGCAGCCGAGGCGTTGGGTTTGAGCGCAAAGGCGGTCGAACTGCGCATCCGCCGGGCGCGTGCCGCCTTGCGCGAGCAGACCGAGTGA
- a CDS encoding copper resistance system multicopper oxidase: protein MIDPTTAIRRRDLLAGGVGLTSLAALPALPVWAQGHGLSPHGEQRAELTGPDITLTIARQHMMIDGKPYHAIGINGSAPAPLIRLREGQRVRITVVNALDEETSIHWHGLLLPFQMDGVPGISFPGIPAGGRFTYEFPVIQAGTYWYHSHSGLQEQEGLYGPIVIDPAGADPAAADREHVVLLSDHSPLHPHAIFRRLKLQGGYFNYQKQTLAGLLAGKDQPLRERLDWGRMRMDPSDVSDVTGSTYRYLVNGHGPTDNWTGLFTPGERVRLRLVNASAMTNFNIRIPGLTLTVVQADGQDVRPVTVDELQIAVAETYDLIVTPTEDRAYTLVAETWDRSGMARGTLAPRMGMAAPVPALRPRPLATMKDMGMGGMEHGAMAGGCSPEHAAMGHCQPDAAPRMDHGQMDHGQMDHGQMRHKMRDFANAPGLPRTPVVQTVAPMPVDRTGEPPQGLADVGHRVLTYRDLMSARANPDTRTPSRALTIHLTGNMERYMWAFDGVKLNAVTAPIPFRLGERVRVTLVNDTMMAHPIHLHGHFFELVTGHGDHAPRKHTVNVAPGGTATFDLTADAEGDWAFHCHMLYHMHAGMMQVVTVRRDADKGAAA from the coding sequence ATGATCGACCCGACGACCGCGATACGCCGCCGAGACCTTCTGGCTGGGGGCGTCGGCCTGACCTCGCTTGCCGCCCTGCCCGCTTTGCCCGTCTGGGCGCAGGGCCATGGCCTGTCGCCCCATGGCGAGCAGCGTGCCGAACTGACCGGCCCCGACATCACCCTGACCATCGCGCGCCAGCATATGATGATCGACGGCAAGCCCTATCATGCGATCGGCATCAACGGCTCGGCGCCTGCCCCGTTGATCCGCCTGCGCGAGGGGCAGCGGGTGCGGATCACCGTGGTCAACGCGCTGGACGAGGAGACCTCGATCCACTGGCACGGGCTGCTACTGCCCTTTCAGATGGACGGGGTGCCGGGGATCAGCTTTCCGGGCATCCCGGCGGGCGGACGCTTCACCTATGAGTTTCCCGTCATTCAGGCCGGGACCTATTGGTATCACAGCCATTCGGGGTTGCAGGAGCAGGAGGGGCTGTACGGCCCGATCGTGATCGACCCCGCCGGGGCCGATCCTGCCGCTGCGGATCGCGAGCATGTGGTGCTGCTGTCCGATCACAGCCCGCTTCACCCTCATGCGATCTTTCGCCGGTTGAAGCTGCAGGGCGGCTATTTCAACTATCAGAAGCAGACGCTGGCCGGGCTGCTGGCGGGCAAGGACCAGCCGCTGCGCGAACGGCTGGACTGGGGTCGGATGCGGATGGACCCCAGCGATGTGTCCGACGTGACGGGTTCGACCTATCGCTATCTGGTCAACGGCCATGGACCCACGGACAATTGGACCGGGTTGTTCACGCCCGGCGAGCGGGTACGGCTGCGGCTGGTCAACGCCTCGGCGATGACCAACTTCAACATCCGCATCCCCGGCCTGACGCTGACCGTCGTACAGGCCGATGGGCAGGATGTGCGGCCGGTGACGGTCGACGAGCTTCAGATCGCGGTGGCAGAGACCTATGACCTGATCGTCACGCCGACCGAGGACCGCGCCTATACGCTGGTCGCCGAAACCTGGGATCGATCGGGCATGGCGCGGGGGACGCTGGCACCCCGGATGGGCATGGCCGCGCCCGTGCCTGCGCTGCGCCCCCGGCCGCTGGCGACGATGAAGGACATGGGGATGGGAGGCATGGAGCACGGCGCCATGGCGGGCGGCTGTTCCCCCGAACATGCCGCGATGGGGCATTGCCAGCCGGATGCCGCGCCCCGGATGGATCATGGCCAAATGGATCACGGCCAGATGGACCACGGCCAGATGAGGCACAAGATGCGCGACTTCGCCAACGCCCCCGGCCTGCCGCGCACGCCCGTCGTCCAGACGGTCGCGCCGATGCCGGTCGATCGTACCGGCGAACCGCCGCAGGGGCTGGCCGATGTCGGCCACCGCGTCCTGACCTATCGCGACCTGATGAGTGCCAGGGCCAATCCCGACACCCGTACGCCGTCGCGCGCGCTGACCATCCATCTGACCGGCAATATGGAGCGCTATATGTGGGCGTTCGACGGGGTGAAGCTGAACGCCGTGACCGCGCCGATCCCGTTCCGGCTGGGCGAGCGGGTGCGCGTGACTCTGGTCAACGACACGATGATGGCGCACCCCATCCATCTGCACGGCCATTTCTTTGAGCTGGTGACGGGGCATGGCGATCACGCCCCGCGCAAGCATACGGTCAATGTCGCACCAGGCGGCACCGCGACCTTCGACCTGACGGCGGATGCCGAGGGCGACTGGGCGTTCCACTGCCATATGCTCTATCACATGCATGCGGGCATGATGCAGGTCGTCACCGTCCGGCGGGATGCGGACAAGGGAGCGGCGGCATGA
- a CDS encoding copper resistance protein B — protein MIPFALLLLAEPMGQHHHDMAMPGMTMAPAKPAAAPRKTVRRRAAKPVPRKARPAAAACSPEHAAMGHCGSGEAKPETMPAMAPMAGEATPSACSPDHAAMGHCLPRTESMPEGMAMDHSSMDHGSMDHGAMPQQSVGSAPPPPAPTDRAADRFYDPAAMAAADRRMRMEHGGMRFSQILFNLAEVQVRDGRDGYRWDGEGWFGGDIHRLVVKSEGEGAFRDRIGAAEVQALYARAIDPYWNLQAGVRQDVGEGARRTYAVVGVEGLAPYWFDVEGALFLSDKGELLARTEAWVDQRITQRAILQPRMEVNFAAQDVPDQRIAAGVSSLELGLRLRYEIAREFAPYVGVNWERRYGPASGGGPALALGIRTWF, from the coding sequence ATGATCCCCTTTGCGCTGCTGTTGCTCGCCGAGCCGATGGGGCAGCATCATCACGACATGGCGATGCCGGGCATGACCATGGCTCCGGCCAAACCGGCTGCCGCACCCCGAAAGACGGTCAGGCGTCGGGCGGCCAAGCCGGTACCGCGTAAGGCGCGGCCCGCGGCGGCGGCCTGTTCGCCCGAACATGCGGCGATGGGGCATTGCGGTTCGGGTGAGGCCAAGCCCGAGACGATGCCCGCCATGGCGCCGATGGCGGGGGAGGCCACTCCCTCGGCCTGCTCGCCGGACCATGCCGCCATGGGGCATTGCCTGCCCCGGACGGAATCGATGCCTGAGGGCATGGCGATGGACCACAGTTCGATGGACCACGGCTCGATGGACCACGGGGCGATGCCTCAACAGTCCGTCGGCTCCGCGCCGCCACCCCCGGCTCCGACCGATCGGGCCGCCGACCGCTTCTACGACCCCGCCGCCATGGCCGCCGCCGACCGGCGGATGCGGATGGAGCATGGCGGCATGCGTTTCTCGCAGATCCTATTCAATCTGGCCGAGGTGCAGGTCCGCGACGGGCGCGACGGCTATCGCTGGGACGGGGAGGGCTGGTTCGGCGGCGACATTCACCGGCTGGTCGTGAAGAGCGAGGGCGAAGGCGCGTTCCGCGACCGGATCGGCGCGGCGGAGGTCCAGGCGCTCTATGCGCGGGCGATCGACCCCTATTGGAATCTTCAGGCGGGCGTGCGGCAGGATGTCGGCGAGGGCGCTCGGCGGACCTATGCGGTGGTCGGGGTCGAGGGGCTGGCCCCCTATTGGTTCGATGTCGAGGGCGCGCTGTTCCTGTCGGACAAGGGTGAGTTGCTCGCCCGCACCGAGGCATGGGTCGACCAGCGGATCACCCAGCGCGCGATCCTGCAACCGCGCATGGAGGTGAATTTCGCTGCGCAGGACGTGCCCGACCAGCGGATCGCGGCGGGCGTCTCCAGCCTCGAGCTGGGCCTGCGCCTGCGCTACGAGATCGCGCGCGAGTTCGCCCCCTATGTCGGTGTCAATTGGGAGCGGCGCTACGGCCCCGCCAGCGGCGGCGGCCCGGCGCTGGCGCTGGGTATCCGGACCTGGTTCTAG
- a CDS encoding DUF1624 domain-containing protein, which yields MTSLTLPRDAARTTTPPVVAAARLASIDAVRGLVMVIMLLDHVRDTLGTHWLVGDPMDARLVAPALFFGRTLASLCAPTFILLTGLSAWLYGQTHSRAETSRFLLTRGLFLMLLEVTLVGFAWSAQFPPQTLWLQVIWAIGVCMIALAGLIHLPRWGVAAIGVAIVAGHNLLDPIAFAPDSPWFKPWALIHKRTAFEWMGITIKTTYPVLPWIGVIALGYAIGPWFTRSAEERRRWLAALGLGLILGFILLRAINLYGDAPWAPVPGDPLRSVMSFVALTKYPPSLLFLLPTLGVAALLLALFEERSGPIARKLAVMGGAPMAFYLLHLYVLRALYLGAVAVWGTNQGQVFGLPSVGAMWLVYLLLLVPLYYPTKWFADLKRRRRDLHWLRYF from the coding sequence GTGACCAGCCTGACCCTGCCGCGCGACGCCGCGCGCACCACCACGCCACCGGTCGTCGCCGCCGCCCGTCTTGCGAGCATCGATGCGGTGCGCGGGCTGGTCATGGTCATCATGCTGCTCGACCATGTGCGCGATACGCTGGGCACCCATTGGCTGGTCGGCGATCCGATGGACGCGCGCCTCGTCGCGCCCGCGCTGTTCTTCGGTCGGACGCTGGCCTCGCTCTGTGCGCCGACCTTCATCCTGCTGACCGGCCTGTCGGCCTGGCTCTATGGTCAGACGCACAGCCGCGCGGAGACGAGCCGCTTCCTGCTGACGCGCGGCCTGTTCCTGATGCTGCTGGAGGTGACTTTGGTCGGCTTCGCCTGGTCGGCGCAGTTCCCGCCCCAGACGCTCTGGCTGCAGGTCATCTGGGCGATCGGCGTGTGCATGATCGCGCTCGCCGGGCTGATCCATCTGCCGCGTTGGGGCGTGGCGGCGATCGGGGTTGCGATCGTGGCGGGGCACAACCTGCTCGACCCCATCGCCTTTGCGCCCGACAGCCCGTGGTTCAAACCCTGGGCGCTGATCCACAAGCGCACCGCGTTCGAGTGGATGGGGATCACCATCAAGACGACCTATCCGGTGTTGCCCTGGATCGGCGTCATCGCGCTAGGCTATGCGATCGGGCCGTGGTTCACGCGCTCGGCCGAGGAGCGACGGCGCTGGCTGGCGGCGCTTGGGCTGGGGCTGATCCTGGGCTTCATCCTGTTGCGCGCGATCAACCTTTACGGCGATGCGCCCTGGGCGCCGGTGCCGGGCGATCCTCTGCGCAGCGTCATGAGCTTCGTGGCGCTGACCAAATATCCGCCGTCCCTGCTGTTCCTGCTGCCGACGCTGGGCGTCGCGGCGCTGCTGCTCGCGCTGTTCGAGGAGCGGAGCGGGCCGATCGCCCGCAAGCTGGCCGTGATGGGCGGTGCGCCGATGGCCTTCTACCTGCTTCACCTCTATGTGCTGCGCGCGCTGTATCTGGGCGCGGTGGCGGTCTGGGGCACCAATCAGGGGCAGGTGTTCGGCCTGCCCTCGGTCGGGGCGATGTGGCTGGTGTACCTTCTGCTGCTCGTGCCGCTCTATTACCCGACCAAATGGTTCGCCGACCTGAAACGCCGCCGCCGTGACCTGCACTGGCTGCGCTATTTCTAG
- a CDS encoding DUF1826 domain-containing protein, with amino-acid sequence MIPTADTATLLPPVSLPDHVRIDSDSAVLATIDQPEVTLAVWARPSPLLAPDLEDFPTIRFAAATPAVAAGVREALGALPSQRWHETLAADVARLAMLYATWTGEERVEVRIERVTGNGCWKFHADYVGLRLITTYCGQATQWLPLGATEDSAPHALSAGDVGLFKGRERAGDRAIIHRSPPIAGTGEDRLLLVIDALWPEEDA; translated from the coding sequence ATGATTCCGACGGCCGATACCGCCACGCTCCTGCCACCCGTATCCCTGCCAGATCACGTCCGTATCGATAGCGATTCCGCTGTGCTGGCGACGATCGACCAGCCGGAGGTGACGCTGGCGGTCTGGGCACGTCCCTCGCCCCTGCTCGCACCCGATCTTGAGGATTTCCCGACGATCCGATTCGCTGCGGCCACGCCAGCGGTCGCGGCGGGCGTGCGCGAGGCGCTGGGCGCCCTGCCCTCCCAGCGATGGCACGAGACGCTGGCCGCCGATGTCGCGCGACTGGCGATGCTCTATGCCACCTGGACCGGCGAGGAACGGGTCGAGGTGCGGATCGAGCGCGTCACCGGCAATGGCTGCTGGAAGTTCCACGCCGACTATGTCGGGCTGCGCCTCATCACCACCTATTGCGGGCAGGCGACCCAATGGCTGCCGCTGGGGGCGACCGAGGATAGCGCGCCGCACGCCCTGTCGGCGGGCGATGTCGGCCTGTTCAAGGGTCGCGAACGGGCGGGCGACCGCGCGATCATCCACCGCTCGCCACCGATCGCCGGGACCGGCGAAGACCGGCTGCTGCTGGTCATCGACGCACTCTGGCCGGAGGAGGATGCGTGA
- a CDS encoding sugar MFS transporter, whose product MAAPVTSRATGAQAVGGGTSNYGSALTLLASLFFMWGFITVINGTLLPHLRSVFELSYFQASLIESVWFIAYFFASIPSAKLIERIGYQKSLVTGLLIMAAGAVGMMLAASLPSYGVTLLMLFVIASGITLLQVAANPYVAVLGPADTASSRLNLVQAMNSMGTMLAPLFGAYLILGRSKGGTAEAGSAALTQAERLADAHAVVLPYGLVAVVLVVLALVIARFPLPAMGSATSRVAKEDRKNHSLWKHRNLVFGIGAIFIYLIAEIGVGNLFVNFVSRPDIGNMTTEAAGRYLTLLWGGMMVGRFVGSAIMQKVPAGIVLAVFSIGAFVVMLATVFTTGHVAMWSLILVGLFHSIMFPTIFTLGIRGLGPLTEEGSGLLIMAIAGGALVAVHGWLADHYGLQQSFLLTAVCELYILFYALWGSKPTNAFPDEDAG is encoded by the coding sequence ATGGCCGCACCCGTCACGTCCCGCGCCACCGGCGCACAAGCTGTCGGGGGAGGGACGAGCAATTACGGTTCGGCGCTGACCCTGCTGGCCAGCCTGTTCTTCATGTGGGGCTTCATCACCGTCATCAACGGGACGCTGCTGCCTCACCTGCGCAGCGTGTTCGAGCTGAGCTATTTCCAGGCCTCGCTGATCGAGAGCGTGTGGTTCATCGCCTATTTCTTCGCCTCCATCCCCTCGGCCAAGCTGATCGAGCGGATCGGGTATCAGAAGTCGCTGGTGACGGGCCTGCTCATCATGGCGGCGGGTGCGGTCGGCATGATGCTGGCGGCGTCGCTGCCCTCCTACGGCGTCACCCTGTTGATGCTGTTCGTGATCGCCAGCGGCATCACGCTGCTCCAGGTCGCGGCCAACCCTTATGTCGCGGTGCTCGGCCCGGCGGACACGGCGTCGTCGCGCCTGAACCTCGTTCAGGCGATGAACTCGATGGGCACGATGCTGGCCCCGCTGTTCGGCGCCTATCTGATCCTCGGCCGGTCGAAGGGCGGCACGGCGGAGGCCGGTAGCGCCGCGCTGACCCAGGCGGAGCGTCTGGCCGACGCCCATGCGGTCGTGCTGCCTTACGGTCTGGTCGCGGTCGTGCTAGTCGTCCTCGCCCTCGTCATCGCGCGCTTCCCGCTGCCCGCCATGGGTTCGGCGACCAGCCGCGTCGCCAAGGAGGATCGCAAGAACCACTCGCTGTGGAAGCATCGCAACCTGGTGTTCGGCATCGGCGCGATCTTCATCTACCTTATCGCCGAGATCGGCGTCGGCAACCTGTTCGTGAACTTCGTCAGCCGCCCGGACATCGGCAACATGACGACCGAGGCCGCAGGCCGCTACCTGACCCTGCTCTGGGGCGGGATGATGGTCGGCCGCTTCGTCGGCTCGGCGATCATGCAGAAGGTGCCCGCCGGGATCGTTCTGGCCGTCTTCTCGATCGGCGCGTTCGTCGTGATGTTGGCGACCGTGTTCACCACCGGCCATGTCGCCATGTGGTCGCTGATCCTGGTCGGCCTGTTCCACTCGATCATGTTCCCGACCATCTTCACGCTCGGCATCCGCGGCCTCGGCCCGCTGACCGAGGAAGGCTCCGGCCTGCTCATCATGGCGATCGCGGGCGGCGCCCTGGTCGCGGTGCATGGCTGGCTGGCTGATCATTACGGACTGCAGCAGTCGTTCCTGCTGACCGCGGTGTGCGAACTCTACATCCTGTTCTACGCACTCTGGGGGTCGAAGCCGACCAACGCCTTCCCTGACGAAGACGCAGGCTGA
- a CDS encoding aldose epimerase family protein, with translation MTSTAALASEVKRAPAGYSAEGGAIETVTLTNKAGLSARVLTYGATLQSVMAPDRDGKFADVLLGYDKAEDYVNHPNFFGVTVGRFANRIAGGRFTLDGKSYQLPLNDKVNSLHGGTKGFDKHLWKILSMKDGPTASVVLALTSADGDQGYPGKVEATVTYSLDEAGALTIAFEAKTDKPTVINMTNHAIFNLNGEGSPLGATFHKLTIPAAAFTPVDAKLIPTGELKPVAGTVFDFRAARVVADGIRDGNDQQIRYGQGYDHNFALDKGLTATPQLSARLEDPASGRVLEVLSTEPGVQFYTGNFLDGTYVGKKGHLYRMGDGIALEPQKFPDSPNKPSFVSPRVDPGKPYRHTMIYRFSTVR, from the coding sequence ATGACGTCCACCGCCGCTCTGGCGAGCGAGGTGAAGCGCGCGCCTGCGGGCTATTCCGCCGAGGGCGGCGCGATCGAAACGGTGACCCTGACCAACAAGGCCGGGCTGTCGGCGCGCGTGCTGACCTATGGCGCGACTCTGCAGTCGGTGATGGCGCCGGACCGGGACGGCAAGTTCGCCGACGTGCTGCTCGGTTATGACAAGGCCGAAGATTATGTGAACCATCCGAACTTCTTCGGGGTCACGGTCGGCCGCTTCGCCAACCGCATCGCGGGCGGCCGCTTCACGCTGGACGGCAAGAGCTATCAGCTGCCGCTGAACGACAAGGTCAACTCGCTGCACGGCGGGACGAAGGGCTTCGACAAGCATCTGTGGAAGATCCTGTCGATGAAGGACGGCCCCACCGCCAGCGTGGTGCTGGCGCTGACCAGCGCGGATGGCGACCAGGGCTATCCCGGCAAGGTCGAGGCGACGGTCACCTATTCGCTGGACGAGGCGGGGGCGTTGACCATCGCGTTCGAGGCGAAGACCGACAAGCCGACCGTCATCAACATGACGAACCACGCGATCTTCAACCTGAACGGTGAAGGCTCGCCCCTGGGCGCGACCTTCCACAAGCTGACCATTCCGGCCGCCGCCTTCACGCCGGTCGATGCCAAGCTGATCCCGACCGGCGAGCTGAAGCCGGTTGCGGGCACCGTGTTCGATTTCCGCGCGGCCCGCGTCGTCGCCGACGGCATCCGCGACGGCAACGACCAGCAGATCCGCTACGGTCAGGGCTATGACCACAACTTCGCGCTCGACAAGGGGCTGACCGCCACGCCGCAGCTGTCGGCGCGGCTGGAGGATCCCGCCTCGGGCCGCGTGCTCGAAGTGCTGTCGACCGAGCCGGGCGTACAATTCTACACGGGCAATTTCCTCGACGGCACCTATGTCGGCAAGAAGGGCCATCTGTACCGCATGGGTGACGGCATCGCCCTGGAGCCGCAGAAATTTCCGGATTCGCCCAACAAGCCGTCCTTCGTCTCCCCGCGCGTCGATCCGGGTAAGCCCTACCGGCATACCATGATCTATCGCTTCTCCACCGTTCGCTGA